Proteins from one Anopheles nili chromosome 2, idAnoNiliSN_F5_01, whole genome shotgun sequence genomic window:
- the LOC128721571 gene encoding tubulin alpha-1 chain-like has translation MRECISVHVGQAGVQIGNACWELYCLEHGIQPDGQMPSDKTIGGGDDSFNTFFSETGAGKHVPRAVFVDLEPTVVDEVRTGTYRQLFHPEQLITGKEDAANNYARGHYTIGKEIVDVVLDRIRKLADQCTGLQGFLIFHSFGGGTGSGFTSLLMERLSVDYGKKSKLEFAIYPAPQVSTAVVEPYNSILTTHTTLEHSDCAFMVDNEAIYDICRRNLDIERPTYTNLNRLIGQIVSSITASLRFDGALNVDLTEFQTNLVPYPRIHFPLVTYAPVISAEKAYHEQLSVAEITNACFEPANQMVKCDPRHGKYMACCMLYRGDVVPKDVNAAIATIKTKRTIQFVDWCPTGFKVGINYQPPTVVPGGDLAKVQRAVCMLSNTTAIAEAWARLDHKFDLMYAKRAFVHWYVGEGMEEGEFSEAREDLAALEKDYEEVGMDSGEGEGEGAEEY, from the exons ATG CGTGAATGTATCTCCGTACACGTGGGCCAGGCTGGTGTGCAGATCGGAAACGCCTGCTGGGAGCTGTACTGTCTGGAACATGGAATCCAACCGGACGGTCAGATGCCCTCGGACAAGACTATCGGAGGGGGTGACGATTCGTTCAACACCTTCTTTTCGGAGACTGGCGCCGGTAAGCACGTGCCCCGTGCCGTGTTCGTCGATCTGGAGCCGACCGTCGTTGATGAGGTTCGCACCGGCACCTACCGTCAGCTGTTCCACCCGGAGCAGTTGATCACCGGAAAGGAGGACGCCGCCAACAACTACGCCCGTGGTCACTACACCATCGGCAAGGAAATCGTCGATGTTGTGCTGGACCGTATTCGCAAGCTCGCCGATCAGTGCACGGGTCTGCAGGGATTCCTGATCTTCCACTCGTTCGGCGGCGGCACCGGTTCGGGATTCACATCTCTGCTGATGGAGCGCTTGTCGGTAGACTACGGCAAGAAATCCAAGCTCGAATTTGCCATCTACCCGGCTCCCCAGGTCTCGACCGCCGTTGTCGAGCCGTACAATTCCATCCTGACCACTCACACCACGTTGGAACATTCCGACTGCGCGTTCATGGTCGACAACGAAGCTATCTATGACATCTGCCGTCGTAATCTGGACATCGAGCGTCCGACTTACACGAATCTCAACCGGCTGATTGGCCAGATCGTGTCGTCCATCACGGCTTCTCTTCGCTTCGATGGTGCCCTCAACGTCGATTTGACCGAATTCCAGACGAACTTGGTACCGTACCCGCGTATCCATTTCCCCCTGGTCACCTATGCACCCGTTATCTCGGCGGAGAAGGCATACCACGAGCAGCTTTCAGTGGCTGAGATCACGAACGCTTGCTTCGAACCCGCCAACCAGATGGTGAAATGCGACCCGCGCCACGGCAAGTACATGGCCTGCTGCATGTTGTACCGCGGTGATGTGGTACCGAAAGACGTCAATGCGGCCATCGCCACCATCAAGACGAAGCGCACCATCCAGTTCGTCGACTGGTGCCCGACCGGGTTCAAGGTGGGCATCAATTACCAGCCGCCGACCGTTGTACCGGGTGGAGATCTGGCCAAGGTGCAGCGTGCCGTGTGCATGCTTTCGAACACCACGGCCATCGCCGAGGCCTGGGCTCGCCTTGATCACAAGTTCGATCTGATGTACGCCAAGCGTGCCTTCGTGCACTGGTATGTCGGAGAGGGTATGGAAGAGGGAGAGTTCTCGGAGGCTCGCGAAGATTTGGCCGCCCTCGAGAAGGACTACGAAGAGGTCGGCATGGACTCCGGCGAGGGAGAGGGTGAGGGTGCTGAAGAGTACTAA